GCGAGCGGCAGCGGGGGCGGGCCCGGGATGGTGTCCAGCCGGTCCCGCCAGTACCGAGCGTCGTCCTCCTCGGCCCGGCCGAGTGCCGCGACGCAGGCGGCGAAGTCGATGCCCGGCTCGGGAAGGCGCGTGCCGGGGTGCTCGTAGAAGTGCCGCACCTCCCGGTCGATGATCCAGTAGCTTCCGGCGTCACAGATCAGCACGTCCACGCCGATGAACAGCCGGACCCGGCCGCCGGGCAGCCGCGCCGCCTGGAGCTGCACCAGCGGCCACCGGTCGGGCGGCCCCGGGTCGCGGGAGACCCGCTCGCGCAACCTCGCCAGCCTCTCGTCCCGTTCCTTCTCGCCGAGACCGGTGAGGTCGTGGACGCGGATCCGGTACGGGGGCACGTGGTCGAGAACCTTGAGACGTCCCTGTCGGGTGACGATGGTGCGGAGCATCGGATGCCTGGCGATCACCTGCCGCCAGGCGTTCTCGTAGCGGACCAGGTCGAGGCCGGCGCAGTCGTACTCCAGGTAGAAGTGGCAGGCGATCTCGCCGAGCGCGTAGCCGCCCTCCCGGCCGACCCAGTACGCGTGCTGCACCCGGGTCATCGGGAACGTCCCGTCCGCCGAGACCGCCTTCCTCGCGACGGGCTCGGGGGCGGCTTCAGGCTCCGCGTGGTGCAGCAGATCGGCGAGGCCACCGACCGTGGGATGGGAGAGCAGGTCCCTCAGCCGCAGCTCGACACCGAACTCGCCGCGCAGCGCGGTGAGCATGCGGGTGGCCAGCAGGGAGTGGCCGCCGAGGGCGAAGAAGTCGGTGTCGGCCGAGGTCACCTCGACGCCCAGCAACTCCGACCACAGAGCGGCGACCGCCCGCTCGGCCGGGCTGAGCGTCGTCTCACCCGCCTGGGACTCGGCCGTCACCCGCACGGGGGCGGTGTAGGCGGCCCGGGCGGCGCGTTCCCGCAGATCGGTGGTGGAGACCGCGACGACGGGTACCCGCCGGTCGGCGAGGACGCGGTCGAGTGCGTCCATCCCCGTACGCGCTCCGAGCGCGAACGTCAGGCGTACGGCGCGTTCGGTGCCGACCGGACCGACCTTCCATGCGTCCCACACGATGCTGACCCACCGGGTGCCGTCCTGCGGGGTCTCCTCGGCGAGCGCGTCGAGGAAGCGGTTGGCGGCGCAGTAGGGGCCCATGCCGATGCCGCCGACCAGCGTTCCGGCCGAGGACATCAGCACCACGTCACGGGGACGGCGGTCGGCGGGCAGCCGGTCGATCGCCGCCCGCAGCGCCAGGGCCCCGGTGACCTTGGCGTGGACATGGCCGGTGATCTGGTCGGGACCGACGCGGCGTAGCGGCTGGAGGTCGGCGGTCGCCACCACTCCGGCGGCGTGGACCACCAGGTCGAGGGGTGCGAGTTCCTCCAGCAGCGCGGCGGTGCCCTCGGTGTCGGCGGCGTCCAGCGTGCGAACCTCGATCGACAGGCCCTCGTCGGTGAGCTTGCGCAGCGATTCGGCCCGTTCGCCGGTGGGGGTTCCGCCTCGGGAGGTGATGACGACGCGCAGGCCCTTGCGGGCCAGGTGGGCGGCGGTGGTGAGGCCGACGTCGCCCAGGCCACCGGTGATCAGGGCCGTCGAGCCCGCTGCGACGTCGCGTCGACCGGGCCGCCAGGGGCGCAGGCCACGAATCCATCGGGTGGCGCCGCGCACGGCCGACTCGACACCGGAGCCGCCACCGGCGACCAGGTCGGCCAGCTCAGAAGGCACCGCCTCGGCGAGGTCGGCGCGCTCGTCCAGGTCGAGGATCCGCCATCGCGCGCCGGGTTGTTCCTGGGCCATGACGCGGGGCAGCGCGTGCAGCGCCGCGACGGCGGGGTCGGGCCGCTCCGCGCCGGTGACCTGGTGGGCTCCCCGGGTGACCTGGAGCAGCAGCCGGGCCTGACCTGTGAAGAACAGGGAGGCGAGCCGGGCATGGGCGAGGATGCCGTCCTCGACGGCCCGGGGGTCGTGGCGGCGTTCCGGCCGGCCCTCGGCGATGACGATGACGCCCGTCCAGTCCTCGTCCGGGCGTTCGGCGGCGTGCGCGAAGGGCACCGCTTCGGCCCCGGCGGCCGTCAGGGCCTTGATGACGATGTCTTGGGCGTCCCCGACGACGACCCAGCGGCCTTCCAGCGTGGTCGTCGGGTCGAGCGGGGTGGCCTGGGTCCACACCGGGATCTGGAGGGGCTCGTCCTCGTCGGGCTGGTCGTCGGCCTGTCGTACGGGCTCGGCGGGCGGGTCGATCCAGAGCCTTCGCCGCCGGAACGCCATGCCCGGCGCGGCGACCCGGCGACGGCCCGGACGATGCATGCCGCCGAAGTCGACGTCGACCCCGTGCGTCCAGAGCCGTCCGGCCGTCTCGTACAGGGCGGCGAGGTCGTCATCGGCCAGCGTCGTGAGCGCGGCGCGCAACCCGGGCAGGCGGTTGCCCTGCGCGAGGGCGGCCAGCGCCCCACCGGGCCCGACCTGGACCAACACCGCCGGGTCGGCCGTCCGCAGCGCCTGGGAGAAGCGCACGGGCTCACGGAGTTGGCGCACCCAGTGCTCGGCCGTCCCCAGCTCGCCCTTCACGAGATCGCCGGTCAGGGTGCTGACCACGGGCACCGTCGGCGCGGAGCCGGTGAGCCCGGCGGCGGCGGCCCGCAGCCGGGGAAGGGCCGGATCCACCAGCCGGGAGTGCGCCGCCCCATCGAACCGAAGCCCGGTCGGCTCGTGCCCTTCCCGAACGAGGGCCTTCTCCAGCTCGTCCACGGCGGGACGCGGGCCGGACACCACACACGAGTCGGGCGCGTTGACGACGGCCAGGTCGACGGCAGGATGCCTGCCCAGCAGTTCACGGGTCGCGTCCTCGCCGAGCGGTACGGCCAGCATGGCCCCGTCCCCGGCGGCGTCGGCCATCGCCCGTGACCGAACGGCGACCAACCTGGCCGCGTCCTCCAGCGCCAGCGCGCCGGCGGCCACCGCCGCCGCGTACTCGCCGAGGCTGTGCCCGAGCACCAGATCAGGCCGGACACCCCAGGTGCCCAGCAGGCGGGCGGTCGCCAACGACACCGAGAACAAGGCGGGCAGCCCGTGGACCGGTCCCCGGATCCGCCCTTCGTCGCCCCGGATCACCGCTCTGATGTCGAAACCCAGATGACCTGCGAAGAGCTCGGCGCACTCGTCCACGCTCTCCCGGAAGGCGCGCTCGTTGTCGTACAGCGCCGAGCCCATGCCGACCCGGGCGCTGCCGCCGCCGGGGAAGGCGAACACCAAGCGAGGCTTGCCGTCCGGCGCGCGAACGGGGGTGGCCTTGCGCAGTGCCTCCACCAGATCGCCGTTCTCCGCGACGACGCTCAGCCGGTGCGGCAGGTGGACCCTGCCCTGTTGCAACGTGAAGGCCAGGTCGGCCGGCGGCGCCTTCGTTCCCGCCAGGTCGGCGGCCGTCCGCCGCAACGCCTCGGGGCTGTGCGCCGACAGCACCACCGGATGCGGGCGCGGGTCGGGAGCCGGGTCGGGACGTTGCGGGGCGGGGCCCACGATCACGTGCGCGTTGGTGCCGCCGATGCCGAACGAGCTGACCCCGGCCAGCTCCGGGCCGTCCCATCGGCGGGTCCTCGTGACCACCTCGAACGGGGACCCGGCCAGGCCCAGCAGGTCGTTGATCGGCTCGGCGTGCAGCGACGCGGGCAGCACGCCGTGCCGCACCGCCAGCACCGTCTTGATGAACGACGCGATGCCCGCCGCCGAGTTGGTGTGCCCCACGTTGCTCTTGACCGAGCCCAGCCCGCACCAGGCCGGGCCGGTGTCGCCGAACACCCGGCGCAGCGCCGCCACCTCGATCGGGTCGCCCAGCCGGGTCCCGGTGCCGTGCGCCTCGACATACCCGACGCCCCTCGGGTCGGCCCCGGCGATCGACAGGGCCTCCGCGATCGCGCGGGCCTGGCCGCGCACCGAAGGCGCGGTGAAGCCGGTCTTGTCGGCCCCGTCGTTGTTGACCGCCGACCCGTGGACGACCGCGAGAATCGGGTCACCGTCCTCCTGGGCGTCCCGCAGCCGCCTGAGGACGACCGCCCCGACGCCCTGCGTGTAGACGATCCCGGTGCCGTGAGCGGAGAACGGGCGGGTGCGGCCGTCCTCGGAGTAGATGCCGTCCGGCGTGGACAGATAGCCGCGTCCCTGCGGAACGATCAGGGAGACCCCGCCGGCCAACGCGGTGTCGCACTCGCCCGCCACCAGTGACTGCACCGCCATGTGCACCGCGACCAACGACGTCGAACACGCGGTGGCCACCGACACCGCCGGACCCGTCAGGTCCAGCCGGTACGCGACCTGAGCGGGCAGATAGTCGGTCTGCGTGGCGATCGCCGTCTGGAGACTCCCCACCGGGTCCGTCCCGCCACCGGTCGGATCCCACCGCCCGGCCAGGTTGCTCGCCAGGTAGGCACTCTGCGCGGCCCCGGCGAACACGCCCACCGACCCGGCGTCCCGTCCCCCGCCGTGCCCGGCCTGTTCGAGCGCCCGCCAGCAGATCTCCAGGAAGAGCCGCTGCTGCGGGTCGAGCAGCGCCGCCTCCCCGTCCGTGAGCCCGAACGGCTCCGGATCGAACATGTCCTGTCCGTCGATCAGCCCGGCGACCGGCACATATGCCGGATCCCGCCGCAGCCGCCGAGGCACCCCGCGCTCGGCGAGCTCCTCCTCGCCGAGCCGGGTGAGCCCCTCGTGCCCCTCCGCCAGGAGCCTCCAGTACGCCTCGGCGTCGGACGCCCCGGGGAACCGGCACGCCAGCCCGGTCACCGCGACCAGCCCGTCGTCGGCGCTCACTGCGCGACCTCCTCGGCCCGACGCCGCGCCATCCGCCGAGCCTGCGCCCGCCGTATGGGCACGGGCGGGGCATCAGCGGGCTGTTCCGGGGCCGCCCGGCCGTCGCGCCGTCCGCTGATGTGCGCGGCCAGTCGCCGAACCGTGGGCCGACTGAACATGTCCACCACGGCCAACCCGGGATCCAGCGCCTCGGTGAGCTTCCCGTGCGCCCGTACGAGAGTCAGCGAGGTCGCCCCGAGCCGGAAGAACGGCGTCGTCGGATCGATCTCCGCACCACCGAGCAACCCGCTCAGCACCTCGCTCACGACGCGTTCCACCTCGGCGTCCACCTGCTCCCCGGATGCCGCCGCCTTGGGCGCGGCCGATGCGGGCACCTCAGGCGCCGCAGGCACGTCGGCCGCCACGGGGCCGGCGGGTGGGGCCGGTGACGTGGTGAGCTCGATGAGCGCGCCGGGGGTCAGGTGTTCCGACAGGGTGAGGCCGTGGGCGGCGGCGGTGGCGCGGAGGCGTTCGGCCCAGGTGCCCGCCGTGCTCAGGGCGCGGGACGGGGTGAGGCCGCCACCGGTGACGCGCAGCGACAGTCCGAGGCCCTGCTCTGACGCCTGGCGGAACAGGGCGGCCAGGTCGTCGCTCGGCTGAGGTCGGGGCCGTGACCGGGGATGGGGCCGAGGAGGCTCGGGGGTGCGGCCGTACGGGTTGGGCAGGGCCTTGTAGTCGATCTTGCCGTTCTCGGTGACGGGGAAGGCGTCCAGACGCACGAAGCGGCTCGGCACCATGTAGTCGGGCACGCGTTCGCGCAGGTGCGCGATGAGGCGTTCGTCGTCGGGCGGGTTCGCGGCGTCGGCGGCGACCAGGTACCCCACCAGGCGGGGCCGGTCATCGGGCCCGCGGACCGACAGGGCGACGGAATGCCGGACGCCCGGGACGCGGTCGAGGACCGACTCGACCTCACCGAGTTCGATGCGGTGGCCACGGATCTTGACCTGGCGGTCGAGCCGGCCCATGAACTCGATGTTCCCGTCCGGTCGCCAACGGCCGAGGTCACCGGTCCGGTAGAGACGGCCGAGGACGGGATGGGCGATGAAGCGCTCGCGGGTCTGACGGTCGTCTCCGATGTAACAGCGGGCCAGCCCGTCCCCGCCGATGTGCAGCTCACCCGGCCGGCCGACCGGACAGGGGCGACCCTCCGCGTCCAGGATGTGGAAGGACTGGCCGCGCAAGGGACGCCCGTAGGGGATGCTCGGCCACGACGGCGGCACCTCGCCGATCGGGAAGCAGATCGACCAGATCGACGCCTCGGTCGCGCCGCCCAGACCGACCAGCCGGGCGTTCGGGGCCAGCGCCCTCACCTTGTCGGGGAGGGTGACGGGGATCCAGTCGGCGGACAGGAACACCAGCCGCAGCGGCTCCAGCGCCGCACGGGCCCGCTCCGGCTCGATCTCGGCGTACTCGACCAGCATCTCCATCAGCGCCGGGGCGGTGTTCCAGACCGTCACCCGGTGCTTTTCCATGAGGTCCAGCCAGTGACCCGGGTCGCGTTGGCGGTCGGCGTCGGGCAGCACGAGCGCGGCCCCCGTCCCGGCCACGCCGAAGATGTCGTGCACCGACAGGTCGAAGCTGAACGCCGACAGGCCCAGCACCCGGTCATCAGGGCCCACCGGGAACCGGTCGATGAGGTCGTCGATGGTCGTCCGGGCGGCCCGATGCTCGATGGCCACCCCCTTGGGCCGTCCCGTGGAGCCCGACGTGAAGATGACGTACGCCAGATCGTCCGGCCTCGGGGTACGGGTCGGTTGGGCGCCGCCCTTCTCCAGGACCGAAAGCCGATGCACGGTCACGTCCGAGGGCCACCGCAGCGCTAGGTCGTCGGGCACCACCGCGTGCCTGACCCCGGCCTGCTCGCACACGGAGGCGACCCGGCTCTCCGGCCATGTCGGCTCCACCGGCACGTAGCCGGCGCCGCCGGCGCACACCCCCAGCAACGCGGTGACCTGCTCGATCCCCTTGGGGAAGGCGACCGCGACCAGGTCCCCTGGTCCCACCCCCAGCTCGGTCAGCGCCGACCCGACCCGCCCGCGCCGTTCGGCCAGCTCCCCGTGGGTGAGGCTCCGGGAGGTGTCCAGCAGAGCCGGGTTCTTCGGCAGCGCCCGCGCCGCGGCCCGCAGCGGATCGTCCAGCAGCGGCCCCGCCGCGGGGAACGGACGAACGTCCAGCGGCGAGCCGGGCAGGAAGGTCGGGTCCCAGCCGAGCGCCGGATCGTTCCAGGCCCCCGCCTCGGTGGCGAGCCCGCGCAGCAACGTGAGGTGCGCGTCGCGCATCCCGTCGACGAAGCCGTCGGGGAACACGCCTTCGACGGCGTCCCAGGCGATGCGCAGCCTGCCGCCCTCGTCATGCACGATGTGGTCCAACGCCACCTGCGGGGTCTGGGAGATGCCGAAGACCTCCTCCCCGAGCCAGCCCGCCGGGGCCGTGTCCGGGTCCGCGAGGCCGAGCCCGCTGGTGAAGACCACGGGATGGGTCGGCGTCAGGTCGGCGCCGCCGGTCTCCCGCAGCACCTCGACCCCGGACACGGTCCGATGCTCCATGTCGGTCCAGAAACGTCTGTTGATCGAGGCCGCGAATCTTTCGAACCCGTTCCACTCCCGTAGGTCCACCCGCGGGAACTCGACCAGCACCGTGGAGGTGAAGTCCCCGACCAGATGCGCCAGCTCCGGGTCGTCGGGCCGATCGAACAGCGTCGTGTTCAGGCAGAACGCCTCGTCCGCCCCCCACCGCGCGAGCACCAGCCCGAACGCCGCCAACAGCACCCCGGTGGGGCTCAACCCGCGTTCGGCCGCCCGGTCCCGCAGCGCCCGCCACTCCGCGACGTCCAGCTCGGCCGCGCTCCGCGCGAACCGATGGGAACGAACCTCGGCGAGATCCTCGGCCCAGGGCAACCGGGGACCCGACGGCAGCGCGCGGCCCCGCCAGTACTCCATGTCGCGTTCCCGGTTGCGCGCCTCGTCGGGGTCGGCGTGCCTGCGTCGTACCAGCTCGTCGAACGAGACCGCAGACGCCGGAAGCTCCGTCGACGGGTCGGCGACCAGTCGCCCCCACTCGGCGAGGATCTGCATCCACCCCGCCAGGTCGAGCGCCAGAACGTCGATGCCGAGGAACAACCTGGTCCGCCCGTCCGGCAGGAACGCCGCGCGAAGGTCGAACAGCGGCCACCGGTCGGCCGGACGCACCTGATGCGACCTCTCGTACCGGAGCCGCTCAAGCCGTTCCCGCGCTCCCTCCGCGCCCGCGTCCCGCAGGTCGTCCACGGCGATCTCGTACGGCTCGGTGGCCGGCAGGATCCGCTGCCGGCCCTGCGCGTCCACGATCATCCGCAGCATCGGGTGGTGCTCGACCAGCCGGTTCCACGCCGCGGTGAGCCGCGTGAGATCCGCCTCCGGCCCTTCCGCACCCGGCACCCGGTCGTACTCGCGGTAGTAGAAGGTCGCCACGCCCCCCAACGGGAACGATGGCTCGCGTCCGATCCAGTACGCCGTCTGCAGCGGCGTCAGCGGAAACCCGCCCCCACCGCCGCTCCCGGCGAGGCCGCGGGCGTCATCGTTCACGCCCGGCTCGGTGATGCCCTCGGCGGACGTCCGGGTGTCAGCGCTCATGCCGGGGTCGGTGATGCCGTCGGCGATGGTGCGGGCGGTGGCGTCGCCCAGGAAGGCGGTCATCGGTAGGTCAAGTCCGAGGTCGCCGAGGCGGCGCCGAAGGCGTACGGCCGTGAACGACTCCAGTCCCAGGAGGGTCAGGCCGGTATCGGGGCCGACGGCTTCGAGGGGCAGCCCGAGCACCTCCGCCACCAGCTCGGCGATCTCCTCGACGGACACGAACGAGCGCATGGGTCTCCCTAAGATCGTTTTGCCTGGGGTGAGCGGCTCTGGACGCACAGGGCGACGGGGTGTGGCCGATGCGTCTCCGCCGCTGTCGTGACTTCGAAGGAGCGGTCGCCTCGACGTCCGGACGCCCTGGCCGCCGATCGGTACCTGATGCGGACCGTCGCCGCCCCAAGCGCTGCGACCGCGCCCTGCGCCGGGTGTTCGCCATGGCCGCGCTGTCCAGCCTCCACGCCGACGGCCCGTCCCGGGCCTTCCACCGGCGCGACCGCAGCGAGATCCGCATCCACGCCCAAGCCCTATTCGCCCTGGTCCGACGACCGGTCGACGTCTTGTGCGCGCTCCTGCGCGACGACCGGACCTTCTGCCCGATCACGCCGTCGCGGGTCACCCCCACCGCGGCCGGACACGGTCATGGCAACTCCCTCGATCGGACCAAAGCGGCGAATACGATAATCATTACCATAGTCGGTCGAACACTGCCCGGTCGATCGGTGAAGGCGGGAACCTCGCCCCCTCGGTCGGCCGTGGCGCTGACCGTGCGGGCCTACGTCGCCACTGGCGGGGCGGCCCTGACGGCGCTCGGCCGCATCCAAGGCCGGTGAGCAGCCCGGCCCACGCGCGGTCTCCACCGGCCCATGGCAAAGGCCACCGCGAAGCGGTGGTCCTTACGGAAGGCGGCCGACCTGATCGACGACCTCGATCTCGCAGCCGCCGGAAGGTCCGATGCGGATCGTCGGTGCCGGGCCGTGCCCCGACTCCGACTCCGCTCCGGGGGAGAATGGGCCATAATCAACGGAATCTCGCCCTCGGCCGGCCGGGCGCGTCCCGGCCGTGGTGGAGGCCGCCCGTGTTCGCCGTCCCCTCGCTCCGCCCGGCCGTGCGACTGGCGCCGGCGTGGGCCCTGCTGGCGGTGGTGTTCGGGCTGGGGTTCGCGGCCCACCATCAGGCTCCGCCGCGACCGCTCGGCGCGCCGGTCAGCGACATGGGGCCCGGGGGCGCGGAGGAGGACGCCGCCCTGGCCGGTCTCCCCGGCACCGGGCGTACGGCGTATGCCGAGGTGGAGTTCGTCTCGGGGCCGCAGGGCATCCGGGAGCGCGCCACCTACACGATCCGTACCCGGCGGGGCGACCCGCTGTTGCGCCTGATCAGGCTGGGAG
The DNA window shown above is from Thermomonospora umbrina and carries:
- a CDS encoding type I polyketide synthase → MSADDGLVAVTGLACRFPGASDAEAYWRLLAEGHEGLTRLGEEELAERGVPRRLRRDPAYVPVAGLIDGQDMFDPEPFGLTDGEAALLDPQQRLFLEICWRALEQAGHGGGRDAGSVGVFAGAAQSAYLASNLAGRWDPTGGGTDPVGSLQTAIATQTDYLPAQVAYRLDLTGPAVSVATACSTSLVAVHMAVQSLVAGECDTALAGGVSLIVPQGRGYLSTPDGIYSEDGRTRPFSAHGTGIVYTQGVGAVVLRRLRDAQEDGDPILAVVHGSAVNNDGADKTGFTAPSVRGQARAIAEALSIAGADPRGVGYVEAHGTGTRLGDPIEVAALRRVFGDTGPAWCGLGSVKSNVGHTNSAAGIASFIKTVLAVRHGVLPASLHAEPINDLLGLAGSPFEVVTRTRRWDGPELAGVSSFGIGGTNAHVIVGPAPQRPDPAPDPRPHPVVLSAHSPEALRRTAADLAGTKAPPADLAFTLQQGRVHLPHRLSVVAENGDLVEALRKATPVRAPDGKPRLVFAFPGGGSARVGMGSALYDNERAFRESVDECAELFAGHLGFDIRAVIRGDEGRIRGPVHGLPALFSVSLATARLLGTWGVRPDLVLGHSLGEYAAAVAAGALALEDAARLVAVRSRAMADAAGDGAMLAVPLGEDATRELLGRHPAVDLAVVNAPDSCVVSGPRPAVDELEKALVREGHEPTGLRFDGAAHSRLVDPALPRLRAAAAGLTGSAPTVPVVSTLTGDLVKGELGTAEHWVRQLREPVRFSQALRTADPAVLVQVGPGGALAALAQGNRLPGLRAALTTLADDDLAALYETAGRLWTHGVDVDFGGMHRPGRRRVAAPGMAFRRRRLWIDPPAEPVRQADDQPDEDEPLQIPVWTQATPLDPTTTLEGRWVVVGDAQDIVIKALTAAGAEAVPFAHAAERPDEDWTGVIVIAEGRPERRHDPRAVEDGILAHARLASLFFTGQARLLLQVTRGAHQVTGAERPDPAVAALHALPRVMAQEQPGARWRILDLDERADLAEAVPSELADLVAGGGSGVESAVRGATRWIRGLRPWRPGRRDVAAGSTALITGGLGDVGLTTAAHLARKGLRVVITSRGGTPTGERAESLRKLTDEGLSIEVRTLDAADTEGTAALLEELAPLDLVVHAAGVVATADLQPLRRVGPDQITGHVHAKVTGALALRAAIDRLPADRRPRDVVLMSSAGTLVGGIGMGPYCAANRFLDALAEETPQDGTRWVSIVWDAWKVGPVGTERAVRLTFALGARTGMDALDRVLADRRVPVVAVSTTDLRERAARAAYTAPVRVTAESQAGETTLSPAERAVAALWSELLGVEVTSADTDFFALGGHSLLATRMLTALRGEFGVELRLRDLLSHPTVGGLADLLHHAEPEAAPEPVARKAVSADGTFPMTRVQHAYWVGREGGYALGEIACHFYLEYDCAGLDLVRYENAWRQVIARHPMLRTIVTRQGRLKVLDHVPPYRIRVHDLTGLGEKERDERLARLRERVSRDPGPPDRWPLVQLQAARLPGGRVRLFIGVDVLICDAGSYWIIDREVRHFYEHPGTRLPEPGIDFAACVAALGRAEEDDARYWRDRLDTIPGPPPLPLAEHDGPPRFVRRTARLTPGEWQALKREAARWRVTPTAVLLTAYGEALARWSGGDHFALTLTLFDRPAIHPDVDKVVGDFTSLLVHEVDRRAVGSFAAQVRRTQQRLFADLDHRSYSALDLVADGRGRVGSVPVVFTSALGLEDLVGGEPDLQWVGEQVHAVSQTPQVWLDHQVLVQRGELLVQWDAVADLLPDDEVDEVFAAYAARLKELAAPSSAWGDGPDDDDILVPLRDGTGEQTLFLLHPSGGDVLCYAELSRLLDERFSIVALTDPGLAGRAAPADLAGLARLYADVIRRHRPRGPYLLGGWSMGGSLGQEVARLLHDDGERIGLLLMLDSNDPTYITPLPGDAEAEATVRLLGAFEAYLGVDLGVGTEEGRAAARTLPPEAVAARLREHRLLGRGEDVRERVGVFARHLRGLGDHTPRRLDDPAAVTLLVRAERRASRNSGIGMGVDDTPPGLPDLGWQRHLAGPPEVHGLDADHYGLLRPPTVARLADLINKALSKNG
- a CDS encoding non-ribosomal peptide synthetase, producing the protein MRSFVSVEEIAELVAEVLGLPLEAVGPDTGLTLLGLESFTAVRLRRRLGDLGLDLPMTAFLGDATARTIADGITDPGMSADTRTSAEGITEPGVNDDARGLAGSGGGGGFPLTPLQTAYWIGREPSFPLGGVATFYYREYDRVPGAEGPEADLTRLTAAWNRLVEHHPMLRMIVDAQGRQRILPATEPYEIAVDDLRDAGAEGARERLERLRYERSHQVRPADRWPLFDLRAAFLPDGRTRLFLGIDVLALDLAGWMQILAEWGRLVADPSTELPASAVSFDELVRRRHADPDEARNRERDMEYWRGRALPSGPRLPWAEDLAEVRSHRFARSAAELDVAEWRALRDRAAERGLSPTGVLLAAFGLVLARWGADEAFCLNTTLFDRPDDPELAHLVGDFTSTVLVEFPRVDLREWNGFERFAASINRRFWTDMEHRTVSGVEVLRETGGADLTPTHPVVFTSGLGLADPDTAPAGWLGEEVFGISQTPQVALDHIVHDEGGRLRIAWDAVEGVFPDGFVDGMRDAHLTLLRGLATEAGAWNDPALGWDPTFLPGSPLDVRPFPAAGPLLDDPLRAAARALPKNPALLDTSRSLTHGELAERRGRVGSALTELGVGPGDLVAVAFPKGIEQVTALLGVCAGGAGYVPVEPTWPESRVASVCEQAGVRHAVVPDDLALRWPSDVTVHRLSVLEKGGAQPTRTPRPDDLAYVIFTSGSTGRPKGVAIEHRAARTTIDDLIDRFPVGPDDRVLGLSAFSFDLSVHDIFGVAGTGAALVLPDADRQRDPGHWLDLMEKHRVTVWNTAPALMEMLVEYAEIEPERARAALEPLRLVFLSADWIPVTLPDKVRALAPNARLVGLGGATEASIWSICFPIGEVPPSWPSIPYGRPLRGQSFHILDAEGRPCPVGRPGELHIGGDGLARCYIGDDRQTRERFIAHPVLGRLYRTGDLGRWRPDGNIEFMGRLDRQVKIRGHRIELGEVESVLDRVPGVRHSVALSVRGPDDRPRLVGYLVAADAANPPDDERLIAHLRERVPDYMVPSRFVRLDAFPVTENGKIDYKALPNPYGRTPEPPRPHPRSRPRPQPSDDLAALFRQASEQGLGLSLRVTGGGLTPSRALSTAGTWAERLRATAAAHGLTLSEHLTPGALIELTTSPAPPAGPVAADVPAAPEVPASAAPKAAASGEQVDAEVERVVSEVLSGLLGGAEIDPTTPFFRLGATSLTLVRAHGKLTEALDPGLAVVDMFSRPTVRRLAAHISGRRDGRAAPEQPADAPPVPIRRAQARRMARRRAEEVAQ